A genomic stretch from Penicillium digitatum chromosome 4, complete sequence includes:
- a CDS encoding Cwf19-like, C-terminal domain-1: MTLEEFEKSLAEGKEHRHENSEGRHHRDRTRDRDRSKDRSRQHRHRSSNHHRRHSSRSRDRDSERTRESRHRDDDGHRQKRSRRFDDQGDEHGHKRHHRNSKDEGGSAAPPVVVQEEPRNLKRDAWMEAPSALDVDYVHRPDSTRQEEPKPIMLSADYELKIHDKELNNHLRDLNDGKTVEEIEDEPASHEVDYTFGDSGSQWRMTKLKGVYREAEESGKLVDEIAIERFGDLRSFDDAREEETEISRRKTYGESYVGKDKPSGELFRERKLLNGTRRAPLEHDRDPEQELTVEGQGKQMETVPLPNTSRHLDMTALNRLKAQMMKAKLRKASNAADLEEQYNTAAAAMSNRKESDVVVLDVMHNPMLAGSRNEVKAVETKRGRERGQVEANEDMSIEDMVREERKTRGQLGGEGRRLADQIGRDAKFENDLEYMDDNASKLAKRVHRSEIDLKNTTINDFHKMNRILDNCPLCHNEDKGTPPLAPVVSLATRVFLTLPTEPEISEGGATIVPIQHRTNLMECDDDEWEEIRNFMKSLTRMYHDQGRDVIFYENAAQPQRKRHASMEVVPLPYSLGETSPAFFKEAILSAESEWSQHRKLIDTLAKSKQGLGRSAFRRTLVKEMPYFHVWFELDGGLGHIVEDNNRWPRGDLFAREIIGGMLDVAPDMIKRQGRWNRGDRRVDGFRKRWKKFDWTRILVEG; the protein is encoded by the exons ATGACTCTAGAAGAATTTGAAAAGTCACTGGCAGAGGGGAAGGAGCACCGACACGAAAATAGCGAAGGGCGACATCATCGAGACCGAACCCGTGATCGCGACCGCAGCAAAGACCGCTCGAGACAACACCGCCATCGTTCCAGCAACCATCACCGACGCCATTCCTCGAGATCCCGCGATCGGGACAGCGAGCGAACTCGTGAGTCCCGGCATCGCGACGATGATGGTCACCGGCAAAAACGTTCACGTCGTTTTGACGATCAAGGAGACGAGCATGGCCATAAACGTCATCACCGGAACTCCAAAGACGAGGGGGGGTCCGCTGCACCTCCAGTAGTTGTACAAGAGGAGCCCAGAAATCTCAAACGTGACGCCTGGATGGAAGCGCCCTCGGCTCTAGATGTTGATTACGTTCACCGACCGGATTCGACGCGACAGGAAgagccgaaaccaataatGCTTTCGGCAGACTACGAACTCAAGATCCACGACAAGGAGCTCAACAACCATCTACGCGATCTCAACGATGGGAAAACAGTCGAAGAAATAGAAGATGAGCCTGCCTCGCATGAAGTGGACTATACCTTTGGGGACTCGGGGTCACAATGGAGAATGACGAAGCTTAAAGGCGTTTACAGAGAGGCGGAAGAAAGCGGCAAGCTCGTTGATGAAATCGCCATTGAGCGGTTTGGAGATCTTCGCTCCTTCGACGACGCTCGGGAGGAGGAAACCGAGATTAGTCGGCGCAAGACATACGGCGAATCCTACGTGGGCAAAGATAAACCTAGCGGGGAGCTATTCCGGGAAAGGAAACTTCTAAACGGTACTCGCAGAGCTCCGCTCGAACATGATCGCGATCCAGAGCAAGAACTCACAGTCGAGGGCCAAGGCAAGCAAATGGAGACTGTGCCTCTTCCGAACACTAGCCGTCACCTCGACATGACGGCACTAAATCGTCTGAAAGCCCAGATGATGAAGGCAAAGCTCAGAAAAGCATCAAATGCCGCCGATCTTGAGGAACAGTACAACACTGCCGCGGCAGCAATGTCAAACCGGAAGGAATCCGATGTCGTGGTCCTCGATGTTATGCATAACCCGATGCTAGCCGGTTCAAGGAATGAGGTCAAAGCAGTTGAAACTAAGAGAGGCCGGGAAAGAGGCCAGGTGGAAGCAAATGAAGATATGAGCATTGAAGACATGGTGCGAGAAGAGCGTAAAACCCGTGGCCAACTCGGTGGAGAGGGCCGGCGGTTAGCAGATCAAATTGGCCGTGACGCCAAGTTCGAG AACGATTTGGAGTACATGGACGACAATGCATCCAAGCTGGCCAAAAGAGTTCATCGATCTGAAATCGATCTCAAGAACACAACGATCAATGACTTCCACAAGATGAACCGTATATTGGACAACTGCCCCCTTTGCCACAACGAAGACAAGGGCACTCCTCCACTTGCCCCAGTGGTATCCCTTGCGACCAGGGTCTTCCTCACACTTCCTACCGAACCTGAGATCAGTGAAGGTGGTGCTACCATCGTACCAATCCAGCATCGCACTAATTTGATGGAATgcgatgatgatgagtgGGAAGAAATCCGCAACTTCATGAAAAGTCTCACGCGTATGTACCACGACCAAGGTCGAGATGTAATCTTCTACGAGAATGCAGCTCAGCCACAGCGCAAGCGACATGCATCCATGGAAGTCGTACCTTTACCCTACAGCTTGGGAGAGACCTCTCCTGCATTCTTCAAAGAAGCAATTCTCAGTGCCGAGTCAGAATGGTCACAGCACCGCAAGCTCATTGATACCCTTGCCAAATCAAAACAAGGGCTAGGCCGGTCTGCCTTCCGCCGAACTCTCGTGAAGGAGATGCCTTATTTCCACGTTTGGTTTGAACTAGATGGTGGCTTGGGTCACATTGTGGAAGACAATAACCGCTGGCCTCGTGGAGATCTCTTTGCCCGAGAGATCATCGGAGGAATGTTAGATGTTGCGCCGGACATGATTAAACGACAAGGACGCTGGAACCGCGGTGATCGCAGGGTTGACGGATTTAGGAAACGCTGGAAGAAGTTTGATTGGACCCGTATTCTGGTTGAAGGCTAG
- a CDS encoding ATP binding protein, putative gives MPSPVSVVCVGMAGSGKTTFMQRINSYLHEKKTVPYVINLDPAVHSVPFESNIDIRDSINYKEVMKQYNLGPNGGILTSLNLFATKVDQIISLLEKRTAPNSENPSAKPIEHILVDTPGQIEVFVWSASGSILLETMATSFPTVIAYVIDTPRASSTSTFMSNMLYACSILYKTKLPMILVFNKTDVKDAEFAKEWMTDFDAFQQALRQEEDSGAFGAEGGAGGFGSGSGYMGSLLNSMSLMLEEFYRHLSVVGVSSMTGDGVEEFFEAVETKRQEFERDYKPELERKKKEREDQTSSQRELELGKLMKDMNVSGSNRQPKKPTGEPETVSEAEDEEDDIIKRGLADGEDSDYEDYVGPNAGNDQGLSQRYQEALAGSQSAPSEQDNSFTRYLRASSMQR, from the exons ATGCCATCTCCGGTGTCCGTGGTCTGCGTGGGCATGGCAG GCTCAGGCAAGACTACCTTTATGCAAAGAATCAACTCCTATCTGCATGAAAAGAAGACCGTGCCATATGTGATCAACCTCGACCCCGCAGTGCACTCGGTGCCCTTTGAGAGCAACATCGATATCCGCGATTCGATTAATTATAAAGAAGTGATGAAGCAGTACAACCTGGGACCTAACGGAGGAATCTTGACTTCATTAAATTTGTTCGCCACCAAGGTTGATCAAATCATCTCGCTCTTGGAGAAGCGCACCGCCCCGAACTCCGAAAACCCTTCCGCAAAGCCAATCGAGCACATTCTGGTCGACACACCCGGCCAAATCGAAGTTTTTGTCTGGAGTGCATCGGGCAGTATCCTTCTTGAGACTATGGCGACATCATTCCCGACGGTCATCGCATATGTAATCGATACACCTCGCGCAAGCTCTACCAGCACTTTTATGAGTAACATGCTCTACGCGTGCAGTATCTTGTACAAGACCAAGCTCCCCATGATCTTGGTCTTCAACAAAACTGATGTCAAGGATGCTGAGTTTGCCAAAGAATGGATGACCGACTTTGACGCATTTCAGCAGGCTCTGCGGCAGGAGGAAGACTCGGGCGCCTTTGGAGCTGAAGGCGGTGCTGGTGGCTTTGGCTCTGGTAGCGGATACATGGGATCCCTCCTGAACAGCATGAGTCTTATGTTGGAAGAATTTTATCGTCACCTCAGCGTCGTCGGCGTCAGCTCAATGACCGGTGATGGTGTTGAAGAGTTTTTCGAGGCTGTGGAAACGAAGCGACAGGAATTTGAACGTGATTACAAGCCCGAATTGGAGCGCAAGAAGAAAGAGCGGGAAGATCAAACATCGTCCCAGCGGGAGCTTGAACTTGGAAAATTAATGAAAGACATGAATGTGTCTGGGTCAAATCGGCAGCCGAAGAAACCCACCGGAGAGCCCGAGACTGTCAGTGAagccgaagatgaagaagacgatATCATCAAGCGCGGGTTGGCAGATGGAGAAGACAGTGACTATGAGGACTATGTGGGCCCTAACGCTGGCAATGACCAGGGCCTTTCCCAGCGTTACCAGGAAGCTCTGGCAGGCTCCCAAAGTGCTCCATCAGAGCAGGATAACAGCTTCACAAGATATTTGCGCGCAAGCAGTATGCAACGGTGA
- a CDS encoding Glutathione S-transferase/chloride channel, C-terminal produces MDVFHAYTYSTAAWLALQSLPLVAGPSMIVTMLLDETRPISPMEIYFARCLGFSFLTIAVLTMMLTGSIPLTSDIKESVTTDEDDPKAPYAMPTLVVTSIFHTACAFYAYTWYVTGGQGLFAVAVAGYSSIAAIGLWCMLFASSNGRISRRTGADKRMTGFPFKNSEAAKKHRKGL; encoded by the exons ATGGAT GTCTTTCACGCCTACACATACTCGACGGCTGCATGGCTGGCACTTCAAAGCTTGCCTTTGGTTGCTGGGCCGAGTATGATAGTGACTATGCTGCTTGACGAGACTCGGCCTATTTCCC CAATGGAAATTTACTTCGCCCGATGCCTCGGCTTTAGTTTCCTTACTATAGCCGTTTTAACCATGATGCTAACTGGCTCCATCCCTCTGACGTCCGACATCAAGGAGTCTGTGACAAcagacgaggatgatcccAAGGCGCCATACGCTATGCCGACTCTAGTGGTAACCTCTATCTTCCATACCGCATGTGCTTTCTACGCGTACACCTGGTATGTTACTGGTGGGCAGGGTTTgtttgctgttgctgttgctggatACTCTAGTATTGCGGCAATTGGGTTATGGTGCATGCTCTTTGCTAGCAGCAACGGCAGGATAAGCCGCCGTACGGGTGCAGACAAGAGGATGACAGGGTTCCCTTTCAAGAATTCGGAAGCAGCTAAGAAACATCGGAAGGGTCTGTAA
- a CDS encoding Glutathione transferase, putative, translating to MPLQPSSSPPKAARLSTSLYFYSMDSELRLSSPRLGPSMPINDQSNVHLGQFDPELQPFGPFRPPTGAESQLQNATHAFMRPPQSGEAAKKFIASSSTQQHQSHQGHPSNGVASPLQPQGQSSGGLRQSQNYNTAVAHAAKVGGALHGAAGGKMAPPASLSQIELVMENNARQAQSNSLTTLLSPSQAFQPEFIGLDSSSTDPVSFTGPGELQGFKAVPNPPHLDYWRDRLFNVDEMITLSEEEFQTYFPHVDNVYSHRSTQRYKRKPFVSHYWDCRLKGRPPGTPKSDDPEKKKRKRTARERDLCHVKIKVVEYFPVSEISDTTHTIEPIPSNILPGMYTFSLNDDPAIRNAQTFGVLTPNPGIPPNHPGSNGGRYFTIQRVNGNGANGKNDGVSGGHQHTLEESDRVKKSSVQRHVLKEKKDKKTRADRVMSQTGQKSYHTKATGLAAETAIKHSADVNLKLYGSCFCPFVQRVWIALELKGIPYQYIEVDPYEKPQSLLEVNPRGLVPALRHDDWGCYESNVLLEYLEDLGAGAAMLPGDPKLRAHCRLWAEHVNRHIVPSFYRILQEQDQQKQIEKTQELRDAMEKLLEVAHPKGPFFMGPQMSLVDVQAAPWIIRLRRVLKPYRGWPDAEEGSRLAIWMNAIEASQHVQATTSTDELYHDSYERYAQNRPNTSQVASAIKAGRGLP from the exons ATGCCGCTTCAAccgtcttcttctccccCAAAAGCAGCACGCCTCTCCACATCTTTATATTTTTACAGCATGGACTCTGAACTGCGACTTTCATCGCCCCGTTTGGGACCATCTATGCCGATAAACGACCAGTCCAACGTACATTTGGGCCAATTTGACCCAGAATTGCAGCCCTTCGGGCCATTCCGCCCTCCGACCGGAGCTGAATCACAGCTCCAGAACGCGACGCATGCGTTTATGCGTCCTCCACAATCAGGCGAGGCAGCGAAAAAATTCATCGCCTCTTCATCCACACAACAACACCAATCGCACCAAGGTCACCCTAGCAATGGAGTTGCCTCGCCCTTACAACCGCAAGGACAATCCTCTGGTGGTTTGCGTCAATCGCAGAACTACAACACCGCCGTTGCTCATGCAGCAAAGGTGGGCGGGGCATTGCATGGCGCTGCTGGTGGAAAAATGGCGCCTCCAGCGTCGCTGTCCCAAATCGAGCTAGTGATGGAAAACAACGCCCGTCAAGCTCAGAGTAACAGCTTAACAACGCTGCTGTCGCCGAGTCAAGCGTTTCAACCAGAATTTATCGGCCTAGATTCTAGCTCCACAGATCCAGTGTCCTTCACTGGGCCTGGAGAACTGCAGGGCTTCAAAGCGGTCCCGAACCCTCCGCACCTGGATTATTGGAGAGATAGGTTGTTCAATGTTGATGAAATGATCACCCTGAGCGAAGAGGA ATTTCAAACCTATTTCCCTCACGTTGACAACGTGTACTCTCATCGCTCAACCCAGCGATACAAGCGTAAACCTTTCGTCTCTCATTACTGGGATTGTCGACTAAAAGGACGACCGCCGGGAACCCCCAAGTCCGATGacccagaaaaaaaaaagcgcaAGCGTACGGCCAGAGAACGGGATCTCTGCCATGTCAAAATCAAGGTCGTGGAATACTTCCCAGTGTCGGAAATATCAGACACGACCCATACAATCGAGCCCATTCCATCTAACATCCTACCCGGTATGTATACTTTCTCTCTTAACGATGACCCTGCGATCCGAAATGCCCAAACATTTGGTGTGCTCACGCCGAACCCTGGCATACCACCAAATCATCCGGGATCGAATGGTGGGAGATATTTCACCATACAGCGGGTGAATGGCAATGGTGCCAACGGGAAGAATGACGGCGTGAGTGGCGGTCATCAACACACGCTTGAAGAGAGCGATCGTGTCAAGAAGAGTAGTGTGCAGCGACATGTTctgaaagaaaagaaagacaaGAAGACGAGAGCG GATCGAGTCATGTCTCAAACAGGCCAAAAGTCATACCATACAAAAGCGACGGGTCTGGCCGCTGAAACTGCGATCAAGCACTCCGCCGATGTTAATCTCAAGCTATATGGAAGCTGTTTCTG TCCCTTCGTGCAACGGGTATGGATTGCATTAGAACTGAAAGGTATTCCGTACCAATACATCGAAGTGGATCCATACGAGAAGCCCCAGTCGCTGTTAGAGGTGAATCCAAGGGGGCTTGTTCCTGCTCTGCGGCACGACGACTGGGGGTGCTATGAAAGCAACGTGTTGTTGGAATAT CTGGAGGATCTGGGCGCAGGAGCTGCAATGCTCCCAGGAGACCCAAAGCTACGCGCCCATTGCCGTCTGTGGGCAGAACAT GTCAATCGGCATATCGTGCCGAGTTTCTACCGTATACTGCAAGAGCAGGATCAACAGAAACAGATCGAGAAGACACAGGAGCTGCGAGATGCGATGGAGAAGCTGCTGGAGGTGGCGCATCCCAAAGGGCCCTTCTTCATGGGCCCGCAGATGTCCCTTGTGGACGTTCAAGCTGCACCGTGGATTATTCGGCTGCGGCGAGTCCTGAAACCATACAGAGGATGGCCAGATGCCGAGGAGGGAAGCAGGCTTGccatttggatgaatgcAATCGAGGCCAGCCAGCATGTGCAGGCGACAACTAGCACGGATGAGCTGTACCACGACAGCTATGAGCGATATGCCC AAAACCGCCCAAACACATCTCAGGTCGCAAGTGCAATAAAAGCAGGACGAGGCCTCCCTTAA
- a CDS encoding SUZ domain gives MSANSGVVPDAWEDSWENQADKLDSKSTPPSEKKVSSKVTKAQRRAEQAEFNRQLWAEAESTETFHFVEARADVPLKHDFKPAVTLLSRKPQLVTRQSSSSSSSSSRAINAAAAGLGRLGLDDDDDSDDDAKPPQPTPEERHAIALKNREEKQRKYEEVRERLFGSPSATASGTSSPGNTTPPRQISTGEGRGRGKGRGGGRDHPKRDSSSTSSKSSRHLYDPSTSAKSNAPFLQRGGRPQVERSGSDTQAPQQPVRSPRGPDASGRGGFNFNRGARTG, from the exons ATGAGCGCAAACTCCGGTGTTGTTCCCGATGCCTGGGAGGATTCATGGGAAAACCAAGCAGAT AAACTGGACTCCAAGTCTACCCCGCCGTCCGAGAAGAAAGTCTCATCCAAAGTGACCAAGGCGCAACGCAGGGCGGAACAGGCAGAGTTCAATCGTCAGCTATGGGCTGAAGC TGAATCCACAGAAACATTCCACTTCGTTGAAGCGCGCGCCGATGTTCCCCTTAAGCATGACTTCAAGCCCGCAGTTACATTGCTGAGTCGGAAACCCCAGCTTGTGACAAGAcagtcatcatcatcatcatcatcatcctcgagGGCTATTAATGCCGCAGCGGCTGGACTTGGCCGACTCGGACTagacgatgacgacgacTCGGACGATGACGCCAAGCCGCCCCAGCCAACACCCGAGGAGCGCCATGCTATTGCGCTGAAAAATCGGGAGGAGAAACAGCGGAAGTACGAAGAAGTGCGTGAACGTCTATTTGGAAGCCCCTCTGCTACAGCTTCGGGTACCTCGTCGCCTGGCAATACAACCCCGCCTCGTCAAATTTCTACAGGCGAgggccgaggaagaggcaAAGGTCGTGGAGGCGGAAGAGATCATCCAAAGAGAGATTCTTCGTCGACCTCGAGCAAGTCCTCTAGACATCTCTACGATCCCTCCACTTCGGCCAAGTCAAACGCACCCTTCTTACAGAGAGGAGGCCGTCCGCAAGTTGAGCGAAGTGGCTCCGACACTCAGGCTCCACAGCAGCCGGTGCGCAGTCCTCGGGGCCCTGATGCAAGTGGGAGGGGTGGCTTCAATTTCAATCGAGGTGCTCGAACTGGCTAA
- a CDS encoding C-14 sterol reductase — MESHPPSSQACSSNPPTESSFSFTPIKALSVLPRLWDRKPSTPVRAGDKTRKLWKRFRFPFTSMKTASEGQTSEIGTSKNLDYQRGVKRQCVDPTEADYETEAEKRGRSFLETKWEMQASRKRRKLPEFNFKIHDESSQEVFGITANQPEGTLNDVAGDIATNASSQPLSDLWKTSKTSVYNDTTATELNFTASDAITAQDQQSCLSSHDAPTVIVSAREDKTEAVYIEPMQDLTQEQEVKLVRSALRSSLDGEDAELLNDFLSRANAKRAAKATHPDDAKTTEAPSSMKVSPDVECSTPPARRVLEELTTNSPSPVKSQLSPGKYDVKRGVDGAGDREDIVPKEIKEETSSSPANRRSTRTKGSSTPAMRNIISLRRAKGTEFVFQQRTETQQVAMATKRNTRLNRGKSVTPMVVLEALAQQSSEAESQPGSVETDGSTLKGTNFRGLNKPRKQVSWNEERMAEYEEYSEPIDGQEDEEEGDRFTNDVGATPRRRPESKRTAKKAEPGHRSSRSQMQKADKNADSGATESGLTPATAPATVNPRSRRVRRLGDSVIPGSGTSVMIGSCSTSKPPAASASAVADIAPSTPTKGRRKLVPKSPSSSRFPVRASRSANTITEQPFVSGIPTRGSQGTDDRQRQSILQMSAGCTPTARRVRSRT, encoded by the exons ATGGAGAGCCATCCTCCCTCATCACAAGCATG CTCTTCCAACCCTCCCACTGAAAGTTCCTTCAGTTTTACACCCATTAAAGCCCTAAGTGTCTTGCCGCGACTGTGGGATCGCAAACCTTCGACGCCTGTCCGGGCTGGAGACAAAACACGAAAGCTGTGGAAGCGCTTTCGCTTTCCGTTTACCAGCATGAAAACTGCCTCAGAAGGTCAGACCTCTGAGATTGGTACATCTAAGAACTTGGATTATCAACGTGGCGTGAAGCGCCAGTGCGTCGACCCCACTGAGGCGGATTACGAGACTGAGGCTGAGAAGCGTGGTCGGTCTTTCCTTGAGACTAAATGGGAGATGCAGGCGTCTCGAAAACGAC GCAAATTGCCCGAATTCAATTTCAAAATCCATGACGAGAGCTCCCAGGAGGTGTTTGGTATCACTGCGAACCAGCCCGAGGGAACCCTCAACGATGTTGCCGGCGACATCGCTACGAATGCGTCATCCCAGCCGCTCAGCGATCTGTGGAAGACTTCCAAGACGTCGGTCTACAATGACACTACGGCCACCGAACTGAATTTTACAGCATCGGATGCAATCACGGCACAGGATCAGCAGTCTTGTTTATCCAGTCATGACGCGCCGACTGTGATCGTCAGTGCAAGAGAGGACAAGACCGAAGCTGTGTATATAGAGCCCATGCAAGACCTGACTCAAGAGCAGGAGGTTAAATTGGTTAGATCGGCACTGCGAAGCTCCTTGGATGGAGAGGATGCAGAGCTGCTCAACGACTTCCTGTCCAGGGCGAATGCAAAGCGGGCTGCCAAGGCCACGCATCCTGACGATGCGAAAACAACAGAGGCACCTTCCAGTATGAAGGTGTCACCAGACGTTGAATGCTCAACACCCCCAGCACGTCGCGTGCTAGAGGAGTTGACAACCAATTCCCCTTCACCTGTCAAGTCGCAACTCTCTCCTGGTAAATATGACGTCAAGCGTGGTGTCGATGGCGCCGGTGATCGGGAAGATATTGTCCCCAAAGAGATCAAGGAGGAAACTTCTTCAAGCCCTGCAAATCGTCGAAGCACTCGCACCAAAGGCTCCAGTACTCCTGCGATGCGCAACATCATCTCATTGCGCCGAGCCAAAGGGACAGAATTCGTTTTTCAACAACGCACTGAGACCCAGCAAGTGGCTATGGCTACAAAACGCAATACCCGGCTCAACAGGGGTAAATCTGTAACTCCCATGGTTGTCCTCGAAGCTCTGGCCCAACAGTCAAGCGAGGCAGAATCTCAGCCGGGCAGCGTGGAGACTGATGGCTCAACTCTCAAGGGCACTAACTTCCGTGGGCTGAACAAACCACGAAAGCAAGTGTCGTGGAATGAGGAGCGCATGGCCGAATATGAAGAGTACAGCGAACCAATTGACGGgcaggaagatgaagaggaggGTGACCGATTTACGAATGATGTGGGCGCAACCCCTCGCCGGCGACCAGAAAGCAAGCGCACAGCAAAGAAAGCAGAGCCTGGTCATCGCAGCAGCCGTAGCCAAATGCAAAAGGCAGACAAGAATGCAGATAGTGGGGCCACGGAGAGCGGCTTAACCCCGGCTACTGCACCTGCTACTGTAAACCCGCGCTCACGCCGGGTGAGGCGTTTGGGTGACTCGGTGATCCCAGGATCTGGCACCTCAGTTATGATTGGAAGCTGCAGCACAAGCAAGCCTCCCGCAGCCTCGGCGTCCGCTGTGGCTGATATTGCCCCCTCTACACCTACCAAGGGCCGTCGCAAGCTTGTTCCCAAATCCCCTAGCTCGTCTAGGTTTCCCGTACGAGCCTCCAGGAGTGCTAACACCATCACGGAGCAGCCTTTCGTCAGTGGTATTCCCACTCGCGGCTCACAAGGCACAGACGATAGACAGCGACAGAGTATACTTCAGATGAGCGCAGGGTGCACGCCCACGGCTCGACGTGTTCGTTCGAGAACTTGA
- a CDS encoding NADP(+)-dependent glycerol dehydrogenase, giving the protein MSSGKTFTLNNGVTIPAVGFGTFASEGSKGETYAAVTAALNTGYRHLDCAWFYLNEDEVGDGIRDFLKANPSVKRSDIFVTTKVWNHLHRYDDVLWSVNNSLKRLQLDYVDLFLVHWPIAAEKDGQEKPKIGPDGKYVILKELTENHEETWSAMEKLYADGKAKAIGVSNWTIPQLEAMAKFAKVQPMVNQIEIHPFLSNEELVQYCFAHKILPQAYSPLGSQNQVPTTGERVSENKILNAVAEKGGNTLAQVLIAWGLRRGYSVLPKSSNPKRIESNFKSIELSDADFAAVNEVAKSHHCRFVNMRDTFGYDVWPEETASGLSI; this is encoded by the exons ATGTCATCTGGAAAGACTTTCACTTTGAACAACGGAGTGACCATACCTGCCGTTGGTTTTGGTACCTTCGCCAGCGAGGGCTCCAAGGGCGAGACCTACGCCGCCGTCACTGCTGCCCTCAACACAGGCTACCGTCACCTTGACTGTGCCTGGTTTTATCTCAATGAGGACGAGGTCGGTGACGGCATCCGTGATTTCCTCAAGGCCAATCCCTCCGTCAAGCGTTCAGATATCTTCGTGACCACCAAGGTCTGGAACCACCTGCACCGTTATGATGACGTCCTCTGGTCCGTCAACAACTCTCTCAAGCGTCTGCAACTCGACTACGTTgacctcttcctcgtccacTGGCCCATTGCTGCTGAGAAGGATGGCCAGGAGAAGCCCAAGATTGGTCCCGATGGAAAG TACGTGATCCTCAAGGAGTTGACCGAGAACCATGAGGAGACATGGAGCGCCATGGAGAAGTTGTACGCTGATGGCAAGGCCAAAGCCATTGGTGTGTCCAACTGGACCATTCCCCAGCTTGAGGCCATGGCCAAGTTCGCCAAGGTCCAGCCCATGGTCAACCAGATTGAGATTCACCCCTTCCTGTCCAACGAAGAGCTGGTGCAGTACTGCTTTGCTCACAAGATCCTGCCCCAGGCATACTCGCCTCTGGGCTCGCAGAACCAAGTCCCCACGACAGGCGAGCGTGTCAGCGAGAACAAGATCCTGAACGCTGTTGCCGAGAAGGGCGGCAACACCCTTGCCCAGGTTTTGATTGCCTGGGGTCTGCGTCGTGGTTACAGTGTCCTCCCCAAGAGCTCTAACCCCAAGCGCATTGAGTCCAACTTCAAGAGCATTGAGCTCAGCGATGCCGACTTCGCGGCTGTCAATGAAGTGGCCAAGTCCCACCACTGCCGCTTCGTGAACATGCGGGATACCTTCGGCTACGATGTCTGGCCCGAAGAGACTGCTTCTGGTCTATCTATTTAG